A single region of the Salvia miltiorrhiza cultivar Shanhuang (shh) chromosome 8, IMPLAD_Smil_shh, whole genome shotgun sequence genome encodes:
- the LOC130999043 gene encoding protein BPS1, chloroplastic-like translates to MSRPQEPHRPFLPFGNPFRRMSPKGSYQSPKLLALLTTFEETLQGRIKNLRPVGRDDVLRLSWMRFAMDTLCEIHTDVKTLITALELPVCDWEDKWIDVYLDDSVKLLDICIAFSSEISQLKQGHLFLQCVLRNFGGAPTKQFERARSSLDGWKQHVAKKNPRFDNCFCAMDVLAEKLDLPKIKNSAKGKVLMQAMYGVKVVSLLVCSIFAAAFSGSTKKLLDLQVPETFSWAAAFSELQAFVNTEIRSLHSSGRTTILKELEAVDTDVKKLYPIVQEGGNAVEAPVLESSTSDLGKSAEKLSQGLDLLAKDVDRFFQIVLTGRDALLGNLRIGGNASDGVRRVNIKVGGPMVS, encoded by the coding sequence ATGAGCCGCCCACAAGAACCACACAGACCTTTCCTCCCCTTTGGAAATCCTTTCCGTAGGATGTCACCAAAGGGTTCATACCAGTCCCCTAAACTTCTTGCTTTGTTGACTACCTTTGAGGAGACATTGCAGGGTAGAATTAAAAATCTTAGGCCAGTAGGTAGGGATGATGTCCTGCGCTTATCGTGGATGAGGTTTGCGATGGACACACTCTGTGAAATTCATACTGACGTGAAAACTCTAATTACGGCTCTTGAACTCCCTGTTTGTGATTGGGAGGACAAATGGATAGATGTGTATCTAGATGATAGTGTGAAGTTGCTTGATATTTGCATTGCTTTCAGCTCCGAGATATCTCAGCTGAAACAGGGACACCTCTTTCTTCAATGTGTCTTGCGTAACTTTGGTGGTGCCCCCACAAAACAGTTTGAAAGGGCCCGTTCTTCACTAGACGGATGGAAGCAACATGTTGCTAAGAAGAATCCAAGATTTGATAACTGCTTCTGTGCCATGGATGTGCTGGCTGAAAAACTGGACCTACCAAAAATCAAGAACTCTGCCAAGGGAAAGGTTTTGATGCAAGCAATGTATGGAGTCAAGGTGGTTAGTCTTTTGGTATGTAGCATATTTGCTGCTGCGTTCTCTGGTTCCACAAAGAAGTTGTTGGACCTACAAGTTCCCGAAACATTCTCATGGGCAGCGGCATTTTCTGAGCTCCAGGCTTTTGTAAATACTGAAATTAGAAGCCTACACTCGAGTGGAAGGACTACGATACTGAAGGAGCTAGAAGCTGTTGATACAGATGTCAAGAAGTTATACCCAATCGTGCAAGAAGGGGGGAATGCGGTTGAAGCTCCAGTATTGGAAAGCTCGACATCAGATTTAGGAAAATCGGCAGAGAAACTCTCACAAGGACTTGATCTACTCGCAAAGGACGTAGACAGGTTCTTCCAGATAGTTCTAACCGGACGGGATGCTTTACTCGGTAACCTTAGGATCGGCGGCAATGCATCCGACGGAGTTCGGAGAGTTAACATCAAAGTAGGAGGCCCGATGGTTAGCTGA
- the LOC130999053 gene encoding probable serine/threonine-protein kinase At1g01540 yields the protein MSVLDTAFVDTELSNRTSIFGLHLWVVIGIVIGAVIVLILFLVSLCIITAFRRRGSGGSKGKLRRSVSEMSPAAVSKEIQVITRETASAEQRSAAPQAVPEIQIDMGKVEHRVVFSDRAGSSGESRATSGAETGSYGGNGSLPEVSHLGWGRWYTLRELEAACNGLSDDNVIGEGGYGIVYYGELADNTRIAVKNLLNNRGQAEKEFKVEVEAIGRVRHKNLVRLLGYCVEGAYRMLVYEYVDNGNLEQWLHGDVGEVSPLTWEIRVNIIIGTAKGLAYLHEGLEPKVVHRDIKSSNILLDHKWHPKLSDFGLAKLLNSEISYVTTRVMGTFGYVAPEYACTGMLNEKSDVYSFGILIMEVITGRSPVDYSRPQGEVNLVEWLKMMVGNRKSEEVADPKLPERPASKALKRLLLVALRCVDPDAQKRPKMGHVIHMLESEDFQSREERRIGRNSSNSIGEHSHRGMVIKQSNEDISDTSEGEGNRSQRYREIAV from the exons ATGTCAGTTTTAGATACCGCGTTTGTGGACACGGAGCTCTCTAACAGGACATCGATCTTCGGGCTGCACCTATGGGTGGTGATCGGAATAGTAATCGGAGCAGTGATTGTGCTCATTCTCTTCCTCGTGTCGCTCTGCATTATCACCGCCTTCCGCCGCCGCGGCAGCGGCGGCAGTAAGGGCAAACTGCGCCGCTCGGTGAGCGAGATGAGTCCGGCGGCCGTATCCAAGGAGATACAGGTGATCACCCGCGAAACCGCCTCCGCCGAGCAGCGCTCCGCCGCACCACAG GCTGTGCCAGAGATACAGATAGATATGGGGAAGGTGGAACACAGAGTTGTGTTTTCTGATAGAGCTGGATCAAGTGGCGAGAGCAGAGCTACCAGTGGGGCTGAGACAGGATCATACGGAGGCAATGGGTCGTTGCCGGAGGTGTCCCATTTGGGATGGGGAAGGTGGTATACATTGAGAGAGCTTGAGGCAGCCTGTAATGGTTTGTCTGATGATAATGTGATTGGTGAAGGTGGATACGGCATTGTGTATTATGGCGAGTTAGCTGATAACACCCGTATAGCTGTAAAGAATCTGTTGAACAACAG GGGACAAGCTGAAAAAGAGTTTAAGGTCGAGGTGGAAGCAATTGGACGTGTTAGACACAAGAATCTTGTTAGGTTGCTCGGTTACTGTGTCGAAGGAGCCTACAG GATGCTTGTCTATGAATATGTTGATAATGGAAATTTGGAGCAATGGCTTCATGGAGATGTGGGGGAAGTCAGCCCTTTGACGTGGGAGATTCGTGTGAATATAATCATTGGAACTGCAAAAGG CTTGGCTTATCTCCATGAAGGTTTGGAGCCGAAGGTTGTTCACCGTGACATCAAGTCAAGCAACATACTGCTCGATCATAAGTGGCATCCTAAATTGTCAGACTTTGGGCTAGCTAAACTTTTGAATTCAGAGATTTCTTACGTGACAACACGAGTGATGGGAACATTTGG TTATGTTGCTCCTGAATATGCTTGCACTGGTATGCTGAACGAGAAGAGTGATGTTTATAGCTTTGGAATATTGATCATGGAGGTCATCACTGGTAGATCTCCGGTTGATTATTCCCGGCCACAGGGAGAG GTTAATCTCGTTGAATGGCTGAAGATGATGGTTGGAAACAGGAAATCCGAGGAAGTAGCAGATCCCAAGTTGCCTGAACGGCCTGCCTCCAAAGCGCTGAAGCGCCTGCTCTTGGTAGCCCTTCGATGCGTTGATCCTGATGCCCAGAAACGGCCCAAGATGGGACATGTCATACACATGCTGGAATCAGAAGACTTCCAATCTCGGGAG GAGCGGCGAATTGGCCGGAACTCTTCCAATTCGATTGGGGAACATAGTCATCGAGGTATGGTCATTAAACAAAGCAATGAAGACATCTCTGATACTAGTGAAGGAGAAGGCAATAGAAGTCagagatatagagagatagctGTATAA
- the LOC130998663 gene encoding uncharacterized protein LOC130998663, with product MTVASSYRFDPPPPRPRKKRTVVRRDREGGAERLHRDYFSVEPVYGPQFFRRRFRMSRELFLRIVNALEVDPYFQQRPDAIGRLSFSPIQKCTAAVRQLAYGTAADCCDKYLRIGETTALECLKKFCKAVVRIFGGTYLRRPTTADVQRITAMHEARHGFPGMLGSLDCMHWGWKNCPVAWHDAYTRGDQGEPTIILEAVASQDLWIWHAFFGVAGSNNDINVLHQSTLFNYVLAGHEAAVHFLANNSHHTRGYYLTDGIYPDWPVFVKSFQFPNDEKKRRFKVMQEAARKDVERAFGGV from the coding sequence ATGACAGTGGCAAGTTCATATCGTTTCGATCCACCTCCACCACGCCCGAGGAAGAAGCGGACAGTGGTTCGTCGTGACCGTGAAGGTGGAGCCGAGCGCCTCCATCGCGATTATTTTTCTGTCGAGCCTGTTTATGGGCCACAATTCTTTCGCCGTCGATTTCGCATGAGCCGGGAGTTGTTTCTACGCATTGTCAATGCGCTAGAAGTCGATCCTTACTTCCAACAACGTCCGGATGCTATTGGCCGCTTAAGCTTCTCCCCGATCCAGAAGTGCACTGCCGCTGTTCGACAATTGGCATACGGAACTGCTGCTGATTGTTGTGACAAATATCTCCGTATAGGAGAGACGACGGCGTTGGAATGCTTGAAGAAATTCTGCAAGGCCGTCGTTCGTATCTTTGGCGGCACGTATTTGAGGCGGCCAACAACTGCCGATGTGCAACGCATCACTGCAATGCACGAAGCCCGCCATGGGTTCCCGGGAATGTTGGGGAGcctagactgcatgcattggggaTGGAAGAATTGCCCCGTGGCTTGGCACGACGCCTACACTCGAGGGGATCAAGGCGAGCCAACAATTATATTAGAGGCCGTTGCTTCACAAGATTTGTGGATCTGGCATGCATTCTTTGGAGTCGCTGGGtccaacaacgacatcaacgtgctcCACCAGTCCACGCTATTCAACTATGTTTTAGCGGGGCATGAAGCGGCTGTGCACTTCCTCGCCAACAATTCTCACCACACTCGAGGATACTACTTAACAGACGGCATCTATCCGGACTGGCCGGTGTTCGTGAAGAGCTTCCAGTTTCCGAACGATGAGAAGAAGCGGAGGTTCAAGGTGATGCAAGAAGCTGCAAGGAAGGATGTGGAACGAGCTTTCGGTGGGGTATAA